Below is a genomic region from Dehalobacter sp..
AGTATTCACCTCCTGTTCGCCTCTGTACCGCCTTTTCCCGGCAGGATGATACCCATACACCCACAGGCAGGACAATGCCATTGTCGGGACTTTGTGCGGGAGTGGCGGCGCAATCAGTTGCTACCTTTATTCAGTCTATTTCAGGAGGTGAACCATACGGTCGAAAATGAAGCTGGTTAAAGGCAGGTGGTCGCAACGCGACCTCCCGCCGCTCACACCGCCCCGCAATGCGGGTCGAGGAACGTAAAGAAGGTACACCTAAAACAGGGCTTTGACACGCCGCAGGTGCCCGAATTACATAAAAACACGAAAAGAATCCCCGTAGTAAGGCATTTGTCCGGGTGCACCCTGCAGGTGGTATGTAAAAAAGATTCAAAGGAGGACTCACAATGACAGAAGAAAACAAAAAACGTATTCCGCTCTGGCTCTATCCTTCTACACTGGAAAGCGTTGACCGATGGCAAGAGCAGGACAACTGCAAAAGCCGGAGCGAGTTTATTGAAAAAGCCGTCCGTTTTTACTGCGGATATATTTCGGCGGGCGACGCTGCGAGATTTCTGCCGGCTGCCATAACCTCCGCCGTGACAGGCGCGGTCGACGCGTCTGAAAACCGTACCGCCCGTCTGCTGTTCAAGCTGGCGGTTGAGATGTCCATGATGATGAATATCCTTGCCGCGAATGTGGACATAGATGAAACAACACTTGGCAGACTCCGTGGAAAGTGTGTGCAGGACGTCAAGCGTTCCGTCGGCAGCGTAAATTTTGAGGACGTTTATCATTTCCAGAAGGACAGGTAGATACGGCAAAAGCCTTCTACTGATTGAATTTTTGCAGATTTTATGCTATACTGAATATGAAAATGAGGTGTTTTTGATGAAAGATCTGGAGAGAATGATTGAAGATGTGAACGCCTCCATGGCGATGGAGGGCATGCCCCTCACCGAGGAAGATAAAGCGCGGATGCGGTATTGCGCCGGAGATAAAAAGAAAACGGATCAGGTTGTCGCTGAACTGATACGGAAGCATTCGGTCAAAGCGGAGGACGTTCAT
It encodes:
- a CDS encoding ribbon-helix-helix domain-containing protein; this translates as MTEENKKRIPLWLYPSTLESVDRWQEQDNCKSRSEFIEKAVRFYCGYISAGDAARFLPAAITSAVTGAVDASENRTARLLFKLAVEMSMMMNILAANVDIDETTLGRLRGKCVQDVKRSVGSVNFEDVYHFQKDR
- a CDS encoding antitoxin VbhA family protein, with amino-acid sequence MKDLERMIEDVNASMAMEGMPLTEEDKARMRYCAGDKKKTDQVVAELIRKHSVKAEDVHEQKL